One part of the Vitis riparia cultivar Riparia Gloire de Montpellier isolate 1030 chromosome 6, EGFV_Vit.rip_1.0, whole genome shotgun sequence genome encodes these proteins:
- the LOC117916522 gene encoding copper-transporting ATPase HMA4-like: MEINGKDELKLPLLQPLDGVVVTASQPSTIIDKKIKTVMFKIGNIACASCATSIESVLLELNGVESVMVSVLQGQAAVKYIPELITANAIKEAIKDAGFPVDELPEQEIAVCRLRIKGMACTSCSESVEHALSLVDGVKKAVVGLALEEAKVHFDPSITDFNHIVEAVEDAGFGADVINSGNDVNKVHLKLEGISSEEDINIIQSYLESVEGVNDVEMDLAENKVTVSYDPDLTGPRSLICCIEKAGQGSNFYHATLYSPPRQRETERQQEIWMYRNQFIWSCLFSIPVFIFAMVLPMLHPYGNWLDFKVQNMLTVGMLLRWILCTPVQFIIGRRFYVGSYHALRRRSANMEVLVALGTNAAYFYSVYIVIKALTTDMFEGNDFFETSAMLISFILLGKYLEVVAKGKTSDALAKLTDLAPDTAHLIALDDEDNVISDIEISTQLIQRNDILKIVPGEKVPVDGIVVNGQSHVNESMITGEARPIAKKPGDKVIGGTVNENGCILVKATHVGSETALSQIVQLVEAAQLARAPVQKLADQISRFFVPTVVIVAFITWVTWFTLGELGSYPKHWMPKGMDGFELALQFAISVLVVACPCALGLATPTAVMVATGKGASLGVLIKGGNALEKAHKVKTIVFDKTGTLTVGKPVVVSAVLFSSFSMEELCDMTTAAEANSEHPIAKAVVEYAKRLRQKFGPQTEQMTDIKEFEVHPGAGVSGKVGDKLVLVGNKRLMQDSSVPVSPEVENHISETENLARTCVLVAINGKVAGAFAVTDPVKPEAGRVISFLHSMDISTVMMTGDNWATATAIAKEVGIKEVYAETDPLGKAEKIKNLQMKGMTVAMVGDGINDSPALVAADVGMAIGAGTDVAIEAADIVLIKSNLEDVITALDLSRKTMSRIRLNYVWALGYNVLAMPVAAGILFPLDGIRIPPWLAGACMAASSVSVVCSSLLLQSYKKPLHVEDARDVSHNSNSK; encoded by the exons ATGGAGATCAATGGAAAAGATGAACTTAAGCTGCCTCTGTTGCAGCCTCTGGATGGTGTTGTAGTTACTGCATCTCAACCAAGTACCATCATAGACAAGAAAATTAAGACGGTTATGTTCAAAATAGGGAATATAGCGTGTGCGTCTTGTGCAACATCCATAGAATCTGTACTTCTTGAGCTTAATGGGGTTGAGAGTGTTATGGTGTCGGTGCTTCAAGGTCAGGCTGCTGTTAAATATATACCAGAACTCATTACG GCAAATGCAATTAAAGAAGCCATAAAAGATGCAGGTTTTCCAGTTGATGAGCTGCCAGAACAAGAAATAGCAGTGTGCCGTCTCAGAATTAAAGGCATGGCATGTACCAGCTGTTCTGAATCGGTTGAACATGCTCTTTCATTGGTTGATGGAGTTAAAAAGGCTGTGGTGGGTCTAGCTCTCGAGGAAGCAAAGGTCCACTTTGATCCAAGCATCACTGACTTCAATCACATTGTTGAAGCAGTAGAGGATGCTGGCTTTGGAGCTGATGTCATAAATTCTGGGAATGATGTGAACAAAGTGCACTTGAAACTTGAGGGGATCAGCTCTGAGGAAGACATAAACATAATTCAATCCTATCTTGAATCAGTAGAAGGAGTGAATGATGTAGAAATGGACTTGGCAGAAAATAAGGTAACTGTCAGCTATGACCCTGACCTTACTGGTCCAAGGTCCCTCATATGTTGCATTGAAAAAGCTGGACAGGGCTCCAATTTTTACCATGCAACCTTGTACAGCCCTCCAAGACAAAGAGAAACAGAACGTCAACAGGAAATTTGGATGTACAGAAACCAGTTTATCTGGAGCTGTCTATTTTCAATTCCAGTATTTATTTTTGCCATGGTACTTCCAATGCTTCATCCTTATGGGAACTGGCTGGACTTCAAAGTTCAAAACATGCTTACAGTTGGGATGCTCTTAAGATGGATCCTTTGCACTCCGGTGCAATTCATCATTGGTAGaag ATTTTATGTGGGTTCATATCATGCATTGAGACGAAGATCTGCTAATATGGAAGTTCTTGTTGCACTGGGCACCAATGCTGCTTATTTTTACTCTGTTTATATAGTAATAAAAGCATTGACTACAGATATGTTTGAAGGAAATGATTTCTTTGAGACTAGTGCAATGTTGATATCCTTTATTCTGCTAGGAAAATATTTGGAGGTTGTAGCTAAGGGGAAAACATCAGATGCCTTAGCAAAGCTGACAGACCTTGCTCCTGATACGGCTCATCTGATAGCATTGGATGATGAAGATAATGTAATATCAGATATCGAAATTAGCACTCAATTGATACAAAGGAATGACATACTCAAGATTGTTCCAGGGGAAAAAGTTCCTGTTGATGGCATTGTTGTAAATGGTCAAAGCCATGTGAATGAGAGTATGATCACTGGAGAAGCAAGGCCAATTGCTAAGAAACCTGGTGATAAG GTTATTGGTGGGACTGTCAATGAGAATGGATGCATACTGGTTAAGGCTACTCATGTTGGATCAGAGACTGCGCTCTCCCAAATTGTTCAACTAGTGGAAGCGGCTCAGCTTGCCAGAGCACCTGTTCAGAAATTAGCTGACCAGATTTCAAGGTTTTTTGTACCTACT GTTGTTATAGTAGCATTTATAACGTGGGTGACTTGGTTCACCCTAGGAGAACTTGGCAGCTACCCGAAACATTGGATGCCAAAAGGCATGGATGGATTTGAGCTTGCACTGCAGTTTGCAATTTCAGTGCTGGTGGTGGCTTGTCCATGTGCTCTGGGACTAGCAACCCCTACAGCGGTTATGGTGGCCACAGGGAAGGGTGCTTCGCTAGGTGTGCTCATCAAGGGTGGAAATGCACTTGAGAAGGCGCACAAG GTGAAAACAATTGTCTTTGATAAGACAGGGACGCTGACAGTAGGAAAACCAGTGGTTGTTAGTGCAGTGCTCTTTTCCAGTTTTTCGATGGAGGAATTGTGTGACATGACTACTGCTGCAGAG GCAAATAGTGAGCATCCAATAGCAAAAGCTGTAGTGGAGTATGCTAAGAGACTGCGCCAGAAGTTTGGCCCTCAAACGGAACAAATGACAGATATTAAGGAGTTTGAGGTGCACCCAGGAGCTGGGGTTAGCGGAAAAGTTGGTGACAAATTAGTCTTGGTTGGGAACAAGAGGCTTATGCAAGATTCTAGTGTGCCAGTTAGTCCTGAGGTTGAGAACCACATTTCAGAAACTGAGAATCTGGCTCGCACGTGTGTGCTAGTGGCAATTAATGGAAAGGTTGCTGGAGCTTTTGCTGTGACTGATCCAGTGAAGCCGGAGGCTGGGCGTGTAATATCTTTTCTCCACTCGATGGACATCTCAACCGTCATGATGACTGGTGATAACTGGGCTACAGCAACCGCTATAGCAAAGGAGGTTGGAATTAAGGAGGTGTATGCTGAGACAGACCCACTGGGGAAAGccgaaaagattaaaaatttacag ATGAAAGGGATGACTGTGGCAATGGTGGGTGATGGAATAAACGATTCCCCAGCTTTGGTTGCAGCTGATGTTGGCATGGCAATTGGTGCAGGGACTGATGTAGCTATAGAAGCAGCTGACATAGTTCTTATCAAGAGCAACTTGGAAGACGTAATCACAGCGTTAGACCTCTCCAGAAAGACAATGTCAAGGATCCGGCTGAACTATGTTTGGGCCCTTGGCTACAATGTGCTCGCCATGCCAGTAGCCGCTGGAATCCTGTTCCCCTTAGATGGAATCCGCATACCACCTTGGCTTGCTGGTGCTTGCATGGCTGCTTCATCCGTGAGCGTGGTTTGCTCTTCTCTCCTGTTGCAGTCTTACAAGAAACCTTTGCATGTTGAAGATGCTCGAGATGTAAGTCACAACTCGAATTCCAAATGA